The nucleotide sequence CCTGGCTGCCGGTGGGGTGGTGAGTACAGGGAGCTACTGCGAGGTAGAGAGGCTGAGGACTGATTGATTTCTAAAGCATTCAATATTCCTTCCTTGAAACAAGGCCAATTTCCAGAGTCCTGGATGTACCAAGAGAAAAGCAAGCCCTCTGGGCTGCTGGTGTTGTTTTTAGAGAGCGATTATTGTGAGTTTAAAAACCTTTAAATAACGACCAAGTTAAACAAGCatgaaaggagaggggaagactctattaaaatgtaataaaaaggtGAGGCGTTTTAAGagctaagaagaaaaatgaagaatgatataaaacagaaaaagaacgaGGCTTTTTTTCAGATGTGGAGTTTGAAAGGAGTTGCAAGTctgtaaatgttaaaaaagaggTTCAAGATTGTTCTCTATGAATCTCTGGAGAGACCCCCGCGTCTGGCAGAGCGATTAAAACTCTTCTTACTTTCACCTTTTTTAACATTTCCTGAATACTTTCTCCTCTTCTCGAGCCAGTTTGGGGGATCGAGTATGTCTCGCTGCATTTTTTCTGCATCGACGTAGCTGACTTCCCTTCAAAGCTGGAGAAGGAGACATAattttcctgggataaatctgTCACTGGGGTGGAAGAATAGGTTTGAAAATGTTAAGCTTTCCAAAAGCCCAGTCGGGAAAGCTGCCGTAAAGTTCGGCCCCAGCTCCCCAGATCCATCCAGGAAGGAGAGTGGGGGCTTTCtgcggtggggtggggctgggggtggcctGCCTGGTGGCCGAGCTCCCCCGCTGGGCTGGCAGGGCCAGCCTACCGTCCCTTTGTCCCTCCAAACTGGCTACTTGCTGCCCTTCTTAGCTTCCAAGGAAAGGGAATGAATGCCTGGCTCCTCCTGGGTTTACTCGCATTGGAACAAATGGTCCAGCATCCTTGGGTtttggggagggaagaagaggctAAGCTGCTCATGGGGGAATTCCTCTTCAGACATCAGAGGTCTGATGCCCACTTCTCTCCTTACAATTATAGGAGGCTTCCCAGTTTCCCTGGTCCCTGCCTGGTGAGCAGGAGCTGGAGGGCCCAAGAGCAAAGGCTTAGGGTGTATAGCCAGGACAGGAAGAATCTGGGGGAGAACAGCAGAGAAGTCCCAGTTGCTTCCTTATGGGCCCCAGGAAGGGACAGAGGGCTCCATCCCTATCTGCCCTGTTTGGCCAGAATTTCAGAATGGAATCCCCTCCCATCTTCTCCAGTCGGTGTCCTTCCTGGCCCTTAAAAATAGTTGCTCCTTGCCCTGGAAGGCAGACCAGGAGAGGGATGAGCAGACTGGCTGGGTCCaagaggaggtgggtgggaggggaggtgaCAGCTGCATTTCCCTGGCTGACTTGGAGCCAGACTGGGGACTTGGCTACTGGGTCCCAGCTCTGTGCTTCTGTGAAGGGGGGCAGGTAGTCACAGGCTGGGCCGTGAGGGCTGCCTTGCTGACCTGTGCCCATCACCTCCCATTAGTTTCAGGGACAGAGAAGGTGCCACCTTGTCAGTACAGGCTGGGAGGCAGACCTGggagtacccaaacttctttcTCAAGGAGGGAAAAGGCTGCAGTAGGGAGGGCAGGAGACCCAGCCCCTTCTGTCCCATCCCAAACAGCTAAGTCGGTCCCCACTCCCTTCTTGGTGACAGCCTCAAAGGGAGGAGTTGTGCAGAGAGTGGACAGGGACCAGGGCTTCTGTGGCAAGCTGGCTGTCtaaggggagaggggagtgggaaGAAGGCACAGAATTCAGCTCCCTGTCTCCTGGCTCTCAGTGAGAGGCAAGCACACCTGattttctctcctcctcacctACAGAAAGTGTTTGGTCACTGGGGTGAGAAGCCCAGTGCTGCTGGAGGGTGAGAGAAAAGATTATTGAGTTGTTGATTTCTGAACACTGGGGCTGGGGACTGGGGTGACTGGGAAGCGTGGGGAAGAGAGAGCATCCTCCCAGCTGGTTCTGGGAAAGCAGCTGGCCATGGGCTGTGGGTGTAGGGAGAGCTGTCTCATCCCTATCAGCTTCTCAGCAGAGCAGGGGTAGGGTGGTGTGGCCAAGGCTGTGGGTTAGAATCCGAGGCACCAGAAACAAGAGAGAGTGCTTTTATGTTTGACCTCAGGAGTGGAGGTCACCACTGCACCCCAGACATTTGTAATGATCTGTGAGGCATGTGCATATAATATTCTGAGTTGGAAGAATCCTCAGAGATCTTTGATTAGAAGCAGAATTCTAgtcaaattaaaatttacttgAAGCCTCGACATAAAAGTTATTAGTCTGGTTTTAAAAGAGGGTCTTTTCAGTTTGATGGCTCCAAGACCCCTCTGCAGAAACCAGTTCATATGCCATGATCTCATTCACCCCCCTTCTGTAAACCCAGGTAAGGGGACGGTCTGAAGCCCAGAAAGGAGACTTGACTTTCCCAGGGTTGCACAGCATGTTAGTGGCTGGAGCCCATGCCTTGGGTACCTGGCTCTTGGAGCAGTTGCTTCTGGGAAGGGCCAGGTGGGATGGGGACATGGAGCACTGGGGGTCAGGGAGCTGCTCATAACCACTCTCCCCCTACATTCCCTGACAGCAAAGCTCATTGTGGAGACGGACACCTTTGGGAGCCGGGTTCGAGTCCGAGGAGCTGAGACAGGCCTCTACATCTGCATGAACAAGAAGGGGAAGCTGATTGCCAAGGTGAGGTcttagaaggaagggagggggcggCTGGGGCCTGGGGAGCAGGCTGGGCTGGCTGAGCTCCTCCAGGATCCCAACAAGGTGGGCAGAGACAGAGGGCCACCTTGGGCTTACCTAATGATTGGAtggtgggggaggtgagggaggaggaagctgagagATGAAAAGCTATAAAAGCAAAGGAGGAAGAAGGCAGGCTAGGGAAGGGGCGGGGGGGTGGTTGGTAAATTCCATATATCTTTTTAACAAATCGCCAAATTGCTTTGCTATTATGTCCAATTACATGGTACCAGCATTTGGAATGTTCAGTAAGCCGCAGGCCCAGCCCCTCGGCGGAGCTCTGAAATGGCCCCATTAGTCACGGCTCCTCTACAGCCTCGAGCTCCCCGCTTCCTGGGCTTCTGGGGCTTGGGGCTCAGCATCTCCTTACCGGCCTTCCTTCCCCCATAGGGTGGCAGCCCTGGGGCTGCAGGCCGGCATCCTGAGGGGCTGAGGGGGGCAGGTGGGGAAACGGGTGCTAGCAGCTTGGGCCAGACTGGTGGGCAGGAGGCCAGGGTAGGCAGGGGCTGGgccccctctctgcctctctgtgttGGGGCCCAGCCCCTCGGTAGACAGCCATGTGTCACTGCTACCCAGGAGGACAGGAAGTTGCCGGGTGGGCTGTGAGTTGTCAGGGATTAGAGAGCGGGTGCCcgggcagggggtggggctgcCCACCCTGCCATCTGCTGGGGTGCCCACCTGCTGTCTGGGGCCGCCTCCCCTCTGCCTCTGATGGGGGCGGGTTCTGAACAGAGCCCGGTGACACCGTGTCTGGCCCCCCCTACCTGCAGAGCAACGGCAAAGGCAAGGATTGTGTGTTCACGGAGATCGTGCTGGAGAACAACTACACGGCCCTGCAGAACGCCAAGTACGAGGGCTGGTACATGGCCTTCACGCGCAAGGGTCGGCCCCGTAAGGGCTCCAAGACTCGGCAGCACCAGCGCGAGGTCCACTTCATGAAGCGACTGCCCCGCGGCCATCACACCACAGAGCAGAGCCTGCGCTTCGAGTTCCTCAACTACCCGCCCTTCACGCGCAGTCTGCGCGGCAGCCAGAGGACTTGGGCCCCCGAGCCCCGATAGGCCCTGCCCGGCCCCTCCCCGCCGCTCCCAGCGCCGGAGGTTTCCTCTGGTGCAGGATGAGGTCTGCGCTACTGAAGgctggggaggagctgggggagcCCTGGGCCCTAGTTGTTGATAATTGTTTgctgttgggttttttgttgtttttttaaacaaaagagagGCTCTATTTTTGTATTCCACTTGGCTGTGGCGTCTGACTTCTTAACTCTCAGGAAGGCCAAGTGAGTGGCCTAGACTGGGATTCCAGCGGGGgtttcttgggggtggggggctttttCTAGTCCCGCAGAGGCGCTCCTGAGACCCCAGCAGCTGCAGGGTAAGACTGCTAGGCCGCCAGGGGCTCCATTGCACCCCCAGGTGggggcagagaggaaagagccTGAACTTTAGGTCAGATCTTTCAAGGGCGGGTGTCAGTGGAGGGTGGTTGGGTATTAGTTGCTATTAAatgactgaaatatttatttaactgaCGTATTAAAAATGTGTGTTGGAGAGTGAGTCCTCCTGGGGTCAGCGCCCTCCCCCCGCGCTGCCCCAGCTGGCAGGCGGCTGAGAGATGCAGCAAATCAGGCAGCAGCTCTGACTGCAGCCTCCCTTCTACCTAAGGATCCACACCTGTTGGCCGTCCCTATCATTGTTGCTGGAGGGGTTTTCTTGGGAGGACAGAAGCAGGGAAAGGAGCAAGAAGAGGCTCTTAGCTGGTCCTGGGACCTCTCAGACATGGGCTTTTAATAGGAGTCATTGTTAACACTTCCCCAGGCCACCCCTG is from Globicephala melas chromosome 16, mGloMel1.2, whole genome shotgun sequence and encodes:
- the FGF8 gene encoding fibroblast growth factor 8 isoform X3, encoding MGSPRSALSCLLLHLLVLCLQAQVTVQSSPNFTQHVREQSLVTDQLSRRLIRTYQLYSRTSGKHVQVLANKRINAMAEDGDPFAKLIVETDTFGSRVRVRGAETGLYICMNKKGKLIAKSNGKGKDCVFTEIVLENNYTALQNAKYEGWYMAFTRKGRPRKGSKTRQHQREVHFMKRLPRGHHTTEQSLRFEFLNYPPFTRSLRGSQRTWAPEPR
- the FGF8 gene encoding fibroblast growth factor 8 isoform X4 — its product is MGSPRSALSCLLLHLLVLCLQAQHVREQSLVTDQLSRRLIRTYQLYSRTSGKHVQVLANKRINAMAEDGDPFAKLIVETDTFGSRVRVRGAETGLYICMNKKGKLIAKSNGKGKDCVFTEIVLENNYTALQNAKYEGWYMAFTRKGRPRKGSKTRQHQREVHFMKRLPRGHHTTEQSLRFEFLNYPPFTRSLRGSQRTWAPEPR
- the FGF8 gene encoding fibroblast growth factor 8 isoform X1 — translated: MGSPRSALSCLLLHLLVLCLQAQEGPGGGPALGRELASLFRAGRESQGVSQQVTVQSSPNFTQHVREQSLVTDQLSRRLIRTYQLYSRTSGKHVQVLANKRINAMAEDGDPFAKLIVETDTFGSRVRVRGAETGLYICMNKKGKLIAKSNGKGKDCVFTEIVLENNYTALQNAKYEGWYMAFTRKGRPRKGSKTRQHQREVHFMKRLPRGHHTTEQSLRFEFLNYPPFTRSLRGSQRTWAPEPR
- the FGF8 gene encoding fibroblast growth factor 8 isoform X2, encoding MGSPRSALSCLLLHLLVLCLQAQEGPGGGPALGRELASLFRAGRESQGVSQQHVREQSLVTDQLSRRLIRTYQLYSRTSGKHVQVLANKRINAMAEDGDPFAKLIVETDTFGSRVRVRGAETGLYICMNKKGKLIAKSNGKGKDCVFTEIVLENNYTALQNAKYEGWYMAFTRKGRPRKGSKTRQHQREVHFMKRLPRGHHTTEQSLRFEFLNYPPFTRSLRGSQRTWAPEPR